One Drechmeria coniospora strain ARSEF 6962 chromosome 01, whole genome shotgun sequence genomic region harbors:
- a CDS encoding DUF221 domain protein, which yields MRLGDDPVRCNPEDYVTPPSKNRKDLEVQLALSLILGVSAFVAFCILRPRWPSLYAARKRRLPANVGLPSLPDSFFGWIPSLYRISEDQVLASAGLDAFVFLTFFRMAVRLFASMAFFAMAVLWPINAHYRHFQPVLGNDTTTAADASRRTMAAYPPRHGDLLDADPLKGGRGDESGEKSFLWAYVVFTYFFVALTLYSVNWETFRIIRFRQDYLGTQCTVTDRTFRLTGIPLHLRSEEKLKTLIDGLDIGLVESITLCRNWKSLDDLMQLRDQILRKLELSWARYLTRRHPLPTPRMGHGVTGERPYDDDDDDERSDENARLLESQPHQPHVAEGDRPEVKIRFGFCRLRSRKVDAIDYYEEKLRRVDQRVAAARRKQYPATDMALVTMDSVASCQMVIQARIDPRPGQLLTKSTPSPSDLVWKNTYAMRGIRRLKSWAITLFITILTLIWIFPTAFIASWLSICTIKRVMPALFRWLVDHPILNSLFQNGGPTLVVSLLNVAVPYLYHWLSNNQGMISQGDVELSVISKNFFFTFFNTFFVFAVSRTGFDFWSVLRDFLKDTSRIPAVIAADVENLSIFYISLIMLQGIGLMPFRILEVGSLILAPVYRMASSTPRQFAELQRPPVFQYGFYLPTALLVFNLCIIYSVLMWGFVILVFGTVYFALGYFTFKYMVLYAMDQPQHATGGAWRIICYRIVIGLLVFEVVMVGQIASLAAFVQSVAILPLIPFTIWYSYYFNQRFEPLTKYIALRAIKSGQGRADEQAVDDAFDDDAFDDDGLGPRQSQALMRRRSTLDELKEEGLKFVNPSLVVPLQQPWIYKEQPPPLPTDDTETDGDEWSQGPPAMILPNADSSLGIGENNVWRDMGRND from the exons ATGCGTTTAGGCGATGACCCTGTCAGATGCAACCCCGAGGACTACGTCACACCTCCCTCCAAGAACCGCAAGGACCTCGAGGTTCAGCTCGCCTTGTCCTTGATCCTCGGCGTCTCCGCCTTTGTCGCCTTTTGT ATCCTGCGTCCCCGATGGCCCTCCCTCTACGCCGCCCGCAAGCGTCGCCTCCCCGCCAACGTCGGCCTGCCCTCGCTGCCCGACTCCTTCTTCGGATGGATCCCGAGCCTGTACAGGATCAGCGAGGACCAGGTcctggcctcggccggccttgACGCCTTCGTC tTCTTGACCTTTTTCCGAATGGCCGTCCGCCTCTTCGCGAGCATGGCCTtcttcgccatggccgtcctCTGGCCCATCAACGCCCACTACCGCCACTTCCAACCGGTCCTCGGCAACGAcaccacgacggccgccgacgcatcCCGCCGGACCATGGCCGCCTATCCACCTCGACACGGCGACCTCCTGGATGCCGATCCCCTGAAGGGAGGCCGCGGGGACGAGAGCGGCGAAAAGAGCTTTCTGTGGGCATACGTTGTCTTCACCTACTTCTTCGTCGCCCTGACCCTCTACTCCGTCAACTGGGAGACGTTTCGCATCATCCGCTTCCGCCAGGACTACCTCGGCACCCAGTGCACCGTCACGGACCGCACCTTTCGCCTGACGGGCATCCCCCTCCACCTGCGGTCCGAGGAAAAGCTCAAGACGCTcatcgacgggctcgacatcggcctcgtcgagtcCATCACCCTGTGCCGCAACTGGAAATCCCTCGACGACCTGATGCAGCTGCGAGACCAGATTCTTCGAAAGCTCGAGCTGTCCTGGGCCAGGTATCTGACGCGCCGCCATCCTTTGCCGACGCCCCGGATGGGTCATGGCGTGACGGGCGAGCGGccctacgacgacgacgacgacgacgagcggtcCGACGAAAACGCACGCCTCCTCGAGAGCCAGCCCCATCAGCCgcacgtcgccgagggcgaccgTCCCGAGGTCAAGATCCGCTTCGGATTCTGCCGCCTCCGCAGCCGCAAGGTCGATGCCATCGACTACTACGAGGAGAAGCTCCGGCGCGTCGACCagagggtggcggcggcccgcAGGAAGCAGTATCCCGCCACCGACATGGCCCTCGTCACCATGGACTCGGTCGCGTCCTGCCAGATGGTCATCCAGGCCCGCATCGACCCGAGGCCCGGCCAGCTCCTGACAAagtcgacgccctcgccctcggacCTCGTCTGGAAGAACACGTACGCCATGCGGGGCATCCGGAGGCTCAAGTCGTGGGCCATCACCTTGTTCATCACCATCCTGACCCTCATCTGGATCTTCCCGACGGCCTTCATCGCCTCGTGGCTGAGCATCTGCACCATCAAGCGCGTCATGCCCGCCCTGTTCCGCTGGCTCGTCGACCACCCCATCCTCAACTCGCTCTTCCAGAACGGCGGTCCCACCTTGGTCGTCTCCCTGCTCAACGTCGCCGTCCCCTACCTCTACCACTGGCTCTCCAACAACCAGGGCATGATCTCGCagggcgacgtcgagctctCCGTCATCTCCAAGAACTTCTTCTTCACCTTCTTCAACAccttcttcgtcttcgccgtctCCCGCACCGGCTTCGACTTCTGGAGCGTCCTCCGCGACTTTCTCAAGGACACGAGCCGCATccccgccgtcatcgccgccgacgtggagAACCTCTCCATCTTCTACATCAGTCTCATCATGCTCCAGGGCATCGGCCTCATGCCCTTCCGCatcctcgaggtcggcagCCTCATCCTCGCGCCCGTGTACcgcatggcctcgtcgacgccccgcCAGTTCGCCGAGCTCCAGAGGCCGCCCGTCTTCCAGTACGGCTTCTACCTGCCGACggccctcctcgtcttcAACCTCTGCATCATCTACAGCGTCCTCATGTGGGgcttcgtcatcctcgtcttcgGAACCGTCTACTTCGCGCTCGGCTACTTCACCTTCAAGTACATGGTCCTCTACGCCATGGATCAGCCCCAGCACGCCACCGGCGGTGCGTGGCGCATAATCTGCTAccgcatcgtcatcggcctgctcgtcttCGAGGTCGTCATGGTCGGGCAGatcgcctcgctcgccgcctttgTCCAGTCGGTGGCCATCCTCCCGCTGATCCCCTTCACTATCTGGTACAGCTACTACTTCAACCAACGCTTCGAGCCCCTGACCAAGTACATTGCCTTGCGGGCCATCAAGTCGGGCCAGGGacgcgccgacgagcaggccgtcgacgatgcctttgacgacgatgctttcgacgacgacgggctggGGCCGAGGCAGTCGCAGGCGCTgatgcggaggaggagcacgTTGGACGAGCTGAAGGAGGAGGGCTTGAAGTTTGTGAACCCGAGCCTCGTCGTGCC CCTCCAGCAGCCGTGGATCTACAAGGAacaaccgccgccgctgccgaccgACGACACGGAAACCGACGGGGACGAATGGTCTCAGGGTCCGCCGGCCATGATACTCCCTAATGCGGACAGCTCACTTGGCATTGGCGAGAATAATGTGTGGAGGGACATGGGCCGGAATGACTGA
- a CDS encoding multidrug resistant protein, with amino-acid sequence MDQSSPEHDASPGTQFVPVAPKEHVGSLQTRPSSSSSHTQVSHPRSHGQGHRHHGCHKESLDPKLDINLPYRTLIRNAQLSEYSVEIPSGTLPASASHPQYQLVTFTPKDAGNPKNWSKAYKWYCTMVVALTCFVVAFASAVVTANIPGVAEEFGVSEEVALLSISLFVVGFGVGPMVFAPLSEIYGRRVIYGSTLLIAVIFIIPCAVAENMTTLLVCRAIDGIAFSAPMTLVGGTLADLWRNEERGVPMAAFSAAPFIGPAIGPLVGGYLSDATGWRWLYWIQLILATIVWVLITFTVPETYAPTILARRAAKMRASTGDERHVTEQELDMRPLSERLTIFLVRPFQLLFGELIVFLISIYMSVLYGLLYMFFIAFPIVYQKGKGYSAGQTGLMFIPVAVGVICSALCSPLVNKHYVTLVRRHDGRPPAEVRLIPMMASCWFIPVGLFIFAWTSYPELSWAGPAIGGFPVGFGFIFLYNSANNYLVDSYQHQAASALAAKTFIRSFWGAAVVLFTEQMYDGLGDQWASTLLALVSLACCAIPFLFWTFGARIRRRSKHAYGGESDSEPASGSDVEMAKAKGGAEGGAEGGGVPRDEDGDDDLRRARSYVSNP; translated from the exons ATGGATCAATCAAGTCCAGAGCATGATGCCAGTCCGGGCACGCAGTTTGTCCCCGTTGCACCAAAAGAACATGTCGGTTCCCTTCAGACACGTccatcatcttcatcgtcacACACCCAAGTGTCGCACCCACGCTCGCACGGCCAAGGGCACAGGCATCATGGCTGCCACAAGGAGTCACTCGACCCGAAGCTCGACATCAACCTCCCCTACCGCACCCTCATCCGCAACGCGCAGCTTTCCGAGTACAGCGTCGAGATCCCATCCGGCACCTTGCCTGCTTCGGCCTCGCATCCGCAGTACCAACTCGTCACATTCACGCCCAAGGACGCCGGAAACCCCAAGAACTGGTCCAAGGCGTACAAGTGGTACTGCACAATGGTGGTGGCGCTGACGTGCTTCGTCGTTGCGTTTgcgtccgccgtcgtcacggccAACATACCGGGTGTGGCGGAGGAGTTTGGCGTCAGCGAGGAGGTGGCCTTGTTGAGCATCTCGCTCTTTGTCGTCGGCTTTGGCGTCGGACCCATGGTGTTTGCACCATTGTCGGAGATATACGGCCGGAGAGTCATATA CGGCTCGACGTTGCTGATTGCCGTCATCTTCATCATCCCctgcgccgtggccgagaacATGACGACGCTTCTCGTCTGCCgagccatcgacggcatcgcatTTTCAGCTCCCATGACCCTCGTGGGAGGCACACTCGCCGATCTTTGGAGGAACGAGGAGCGCGGCGTGCCCATGGCCGCCTTCTCTGCCGCGCCGTTTATCGGTCCTGCAA TTGGTCCCCTCGTCGGTGGTTACCTGTCGGACGCAACCGGCTGGCGCTGGCTCTACTGGATCCagctcatcctcgccacCATCGTCTGGGTTCTCATCACCTTCACCGTGCCCGAGACGTACGCACCCACCATCCTCGCGCGCCGGGCGGCCAAGATGCGCGCCTCGACGGGGGATGAGAGGCACGTGACGGAGCAGGAGCTCGACATGCGCCCGCTGTCGGAGAGGCTGACCATTttcctcgtccgtccgttCCAGCTGCTGTTCGGGGAGCTCATCGTCTTCCTCATCTCCATCTACATGAGCGTGCTCTACGGCCTGCTCTACATGTTCTTCATCGCGTTCCCCATCGTCTACCAGAAAGGCAAGGGGTACTCGGCCGGCCAGACGGGCTTGATGTTCATCcccgtggccgtcggcgtcatctGCTCGGCCCTCTGCTCGCCTCTCGTGAACAAGCACTACGTGACGCTGGTGCGTCGGCACGACGGGCGGCCACCGGCCGAGGTGCGGCTCATTCCGATGATGGCCTCGTGCTGGTTCATCCCCGTCGGCCTCTTCATCTTCGCCTGGACGTCGTACCCGGAGCTGTCGTGGGCCGGcccggccatcggcggcttccCCGTGGGCTTCGGCTTCATCTTCCTCTACAACTCGGCCAACAACTACCTCGTGGACTCGTACCAACACcaggcggcctcggcgctcgccgccaagaCCTTTATCCGGTCGTTCTggggcgccgccgtcgtgctctTCACCGAGCAAATGTACGACGGTCTGGGGGACCAAtgggcgtcgacgctgctggcGTTGGTCAGCCTCGCGTGCTGCGCGATTCCTTTCCTGTTCTGGACGTTTGGCGCGAGGATCCGGAGGCGGAGCAAGCACGCGTACGGCGGCGAGTCCGACTCCGAGCCCGCGTCGGGTTCGGACGTGGAGATGGCCAAGGCGAAGGGGGGTGCCGAGGGGggtgccgagggcggcggcgtcccgcgtgacgaggacggcgatgacgacttGAGACGGGCGCGGAGCTATGTGAGCAACCCGTGA